CAGGGAACAACATTATCTAAAAATTGGGTAATTATCGGCGGAATTCCCCAAAGCATTGAAATCGCTCAAACTTTAGCGCGATTTGGTTGCACTGTAACACTGGTAGTCAAGCATCCATATCTTCTACCCAATATTGACCCTGAAATAGCCATATTGCTTCAGGCACAGTTAGAAGTCGAAGGTGTGCGCGTTCTCAACGATACAATAGTGACTCAAGTGAGGCTAATTGAGGGTAAAAAGTGGATTCAAGCAGGAGACAAAGCCATTGAAACGGATGAAATTTTAGTGGCGACTGGACAACAACCAAATCTTGAATCCCTAAATTTGGCAACGGTAGGCGTGAAATGGCATCGGCGTAGTTTAGTGGTGAATGATAAACTGCAAACTACCAACCACCGCATTTACGCTTGTGGTGATGTAATTGGTGGTTACGACTTTGCCAATATTGCTAATTATGAAGCAAAAATTGCGCTAAATAATGCCCTCTTTTTCTCCAAGTTACGAGTAAATTATCGCTCCATTCCTTGGGTAATGTCTTCTGTGCCGACATTGGCGCAAGTGGGTTTGACAGAGGTACAGGCAAAACGCCTATTTAGTCGAGATGAAGTTTTAGTTTTGCGGCAATATTTTAAAACAGTGGTAGCAGCCCAACTCCGGGACGAAACCAGTGGTATGTGTAAATTAATTGTGCTACGCAACGGCGAAATTTTGGGAGCTTCGATATTAGGGGCAGAAGTTGGAGAGTTGATTAATTTGATTGCCTTCGCAATGTCACAAAAAATTAAAGTCAAAGATTTAGCAAATTTATCTTCTGTCTATCCCAGTTTCTCAGAAATTCTAGAACAAACTGCAAGAGAATGGAGTAAGCAAAGGTTAAATAACAATATTGCTTTGCAAGAGTTTTTAGAAGGCTTCTTCCATTTCCGCCGCAATTGGAATTTGTGAGTGGAGATTTAGAAGCGCCACAAATAGGCTTGATAAGTACTTGGACAGAATTAATTACACAATGACATTGCGGTTGGGATTGCTTCATTACGCTCGCAATGACTGTAAATATTTTTGTCCAACTACTTGTATTACGCTATAGTCCAACACGGTTCAGTTAAGGCTAAAATCCTTTTTTTAACGAACCGCAAAGGACGCAAAGGACGCAAAGGAAGAGAAGGAAGAGAAGCTTAACTGAACTGTATTGCGCTATAGTCCGCAAGTTTACCCATATGCAAAAAAAGAGCAGTTGCACTATAATACAACTGCTCTAAAAGTTACTTAGATAAATAATTTCTACCTATCTACAGACCCCATAATCACGTCAACACTACCGAGAATGACCACAATATCTGCAACCTTCATTCCGCGCAGTAAATGTGGAACAATCTGGAGGTTATTGAAATCTGCGGCGCGAATCTTCCAACGTGCAGGGAAGACATTATCATCGCCAACCAAATAAATTCCCAATTCACCTTTGCCACTTTCTACACGAGCGTAGATTTCACCTTTAGGAATCTTGAAGGTAGGGGAAACCTTTTTACCGATGAATTGGTAATCAAATGCGTCCCACTCAGATTTTTTACCTGCGGCTAAACGCTTGGCTTCCAGATTTTCGTAAGGGCCGCCAGGAAGTCCTTTAAGTGCTTGGCGAAGAATTTTCACCGATTCGCGCATTTCCCGCATCCGCACTACATAACGGGCAAAGCAATCACCGGCGGTTTCCCACTGCACATCCCAGTCAAAATCGTCGTAACATTCGTAATGGTCAACTTTCCGCAAATCCCATTGCACGCCAGAAGCGCGTAACATTGGGCCAGAAAGTCCCCAGTTAATTGCTTCTTCACGGGTGATAGTCCCAATACCCTCGACACGTCGCCGGAATATGGGGTTATCTGTTACTAAGCGTTCATACTCATCAACTTTGGGTAATAAATAGTCGCAAAATTCTAGACACTTATCTACCCAACCATAAGGTAAATCGGCAGCCACTCCACCAACGCGGAAGTAGTTGTTATTTACCATCCGATAACCTGTGGCGGCTTCCCACAAATCATAAATCATCTCCCGTTCTCGGAACTGGTAGAAAAAGGGAGTTTGTGCGCCTACATCAGCTAAGAAGGGGCCAAACCATAGCAAGTGGTTAGCGATGCGGTTCAACTCCAACATGATGACGCGGATGTAGCTAGCGCGTTTGGGAACAGCGACACCTGCAAGTTTTTCTGGGGCGTTGACAGTGACAGCTTCGTTGAACATTCCCGCAGCGTAGTCCCAACGACTAACGTAAGGAACGTACATTACATTAGTACGGTTCTCAGCGATTTTTTCCATTCCCCGGTGCAAATAGCCGATAACTGGTTCACAGTCAACGACATCCTCGCCATCCAGAGTCATGATTAGCCGCAGAACCCCGTGCATTGAGGGGTGGTGTGGCCCCATGTTTAGCACCATTGGTTCAGTGCGGGTTTCTAGTCTGGTCATAGATTTCCTGTTCTCCCATTGTGTTCGCGTAGCGTGCTGAAGGCAAATTTTAAATTGAACCGCGCAGATGCCAACCAGAATGTTTCAGTTTGTTGCACTTCTTCAACTATTATATGGAAGCTCGATATCCACTTAATTAAGGCACTGGATTTTTTTCACCTCATCGCCCTGGGATAAGGGGACAATCCCTAACGAGTTCTGAGTTTTTACGTAAGCCATAGAGATATTGTGTCAGTTATATTACAGTTTTATGACGATGATACATATCTATGACTTTCAATCAAGAGCGTTTTGATAAGCTAATTCAGAAGTTAGAAGTTTTTGCTAATAAACAACCGCATCTTTATAAATTGCACGTTGCTTTTTTGGCTACTTTAGGCTATGCATATATATTTTTGGTTCTAGCTGTAACGTTGACTTTGTTAGTAAGTATTATCTTTGGGATAGTTAATGCTCAGTCAATTTCTAACTTATCTTTGACAGGGCTTTTGTTTTTGCTGACCTTAGCATTCGTATTACTGCGATCGCTATGGGTTTCTTTTCCTCCACCTACAGGTTTACCACTACAACCCAGGGATGTACCCAATCTCTATTCTTTAATTAACGAAATCTCATCGAAGTTACAAGCCCCACAGTTTCACCACATCCTGCTCACCAACGATTTTAATGCAGGGGTTCTCCAAATACCACGCTTAGGTTTGCTGGGATGGCAGCAAAATTACTTAATTGTCGGTCTACCGCTCATGCTAGCACTGCCACCCGAAGAATTTCGTGCCGTCTTAGCCCATGAACTAGGACATTTATCAGGAAATCACAGCCGCTTTAGTGGTTGGATTTATCGCCAACGTGAAACTTGGTATCGCATTCTTAAAGGACTCCAACAAAGTGGACACGATCTATCATTGTTAATTTTTCAACTGTTTTTGATATGGTACATCCCGTTTTTTAATGCCTATTCTTTTGTATTGGCACGAATGGATGAATATGAAGCAGATAGATGTGCTGTTGATTTAACGGGAGAAGAAAATACTGCTAAAGCTTTGATAAGTGTGGAGGTCAAATCTAGATTTTTAGAAAGATATTTTTGGTCTAGTATTTATAAACAAATAGAGACAGAAATTGAACCACCGAAAACGACTTATATGGATATGAAGCTGGCTTTAAGCCAGAGACTTCATCAGGAAATCACAACTACTTATTTAGCTGAAGCTTTAACGGAAAGAACCAACAATGCTGATACTCACCCTTGCCTGAAAGATAGATTAAAAGCCTTGGGATATATCCCCGATCCTCAGAAAGAATTAGCTATCTTTGCACCAATTGAAATTAGTGCTGCCCAAGAGTTTTTAGGAGATAAGGTAGAAAATTTTATTGATTACTTTAGTCAAGGTTGGCGAGAAAAGATAGCAACACCTTGGCGACAAAAATA
This Nostoc sp. KVJ3 DNA region includes the following protein-coding sequences:
- a CDS encoding NAD(P)H-quinone oxidoreductase subunit H, with amino-acid sequence MTRLETRTEPMVLNMGPHHPSMHGVLRLIMTLDGEDVVDCEPVIGYLHRGMEKIAENRTNVMYVPYVSRWDYAAGMFNEAVTVNAPEKLAGVAVPKRASYIRVIMLELNRIANHLLWFGPFLADVGAQTPFFYQFREREMIYDLWEAATGYRMVNNNYFRVGGVAADLPYGWVDKCLEFCDYLLPKVDEYERLVTDNPIFRRRVEGIGTITREEAINWGLSGPMLRASGVQWDLRKVDHYECYDDFDWDVQWETAGDCFARYVVRMREMRESVKILRQALKGLPGGPYENLEAKRLAAGKKSEWDAFDYQFIGKKVSPTFKIPKGEIYARVESGKGELGIYLVGDDNVFPARWKIRAADFNNLQIVPHLLRGMKVADIVVILGSVDVIMGSVDR
- a CDS encoding dihydrolipoyl dehydrogenase family protein → MTVDYDVVIIGGSLAGYYAALAASQLRATVALVEPKVDYEFTYHHALTEISKLGQKLNHAASFGIHATHIDTSEECHISMAWQEAMLYAQCVASNLKEQHSPAILAALGVDVIVGSGQFQSSPQLAFAVNNRLLRARTYLLATGSHPEIPEIEGLQATGYLTLSNIWQSLQGTTLSKNWVIIGGIPQSIEIAQTLARFGCTVTLVVKHPYLLPNIDPEIAILLQAQLEVEGVRVLNDTIVTQVRLIEGKKWIQAGDKAIETDEILVATGQQPNLESLNLATVGVKWHRRSLVVNDKLQTTNHRIYACGDVIGGYDFANIANYEAKIALNNALFFSKLRVNYRSIPWVMSSVPTLAQVGLTEVQAKRLFSRDEVLVLRQYFKTVVAAQLRDETSGMCKLIVLRNGEILGASILGAEVGELINLIAFAMSQKIKVKDLANLSSVYPSFSEILEQTAREWSKQRLNNNIALQEFLEGFFHFRRNWNL
- a CDS encoding M48 family metallopeptidase, whose translation is MTFNQERFDKLIQKLEVFANKQPHLYKLHVAFLATLGYAYIFLVLAVTLTLLVSIIFGIVNAQSISNLSLTGLLFLLTLAFVLLRSLWVSFPPPTGLPLQPRDVPNLYSLINEISSKLQAPQFHHILLTNDFNAGVLQIPRLGLLGWQQNYLIVGLPLMLALPPEEFRAVLAHELGHLSGNHSRFSGWIYRQRETWYRILKGLQQSGHDLSLLIFQLFLIWYIPFFNAYSFVLARMDEYEADRCAVDLTGEENTAKALISVEVKSRFLERYFWSSIYKQIETEIEPPKTTYMDMKLALSQRLHQEITTTYLAEALTERTNNADTHPCLKDRLKALGYIPDPQKELAIFAPIEISAAQEFLGDKVENFIDYFSQGWREKIATPWRQKYAEFQKSIAILKDLNHKSQKQHLTLEEASQQAFLTLELEGEEAVIPLLQEIIHRDAYHASANYLLGKILLKKQDATGIEYIEKAIGQDSSIVIGGCQIICYFLKNQGKNNEAKSYQERADNYHKLILKARQERSKLKRDDKFYPHNISDIEVNKLRQQLSHYPQIITAYLVQKDLQHFPEKPLYVLAVKRGFSFWEGSRIYETDNSKIVQSLLKENELPDNVFIFILNSNLSMEKKLKRISNSMIYQKKGKK